From a region of the Lactuca sativa cultivar Salinas chromosome 4, Lsat_Salinas_v11, whole genome shotgun sequence genome:
- the LOC111891513 gene encoding uncharacterized protein LOC111891513, whose amino-acid sequence MDFAAGEDPQQQQPIEHILSFPIILSDRIRQAVDESKSYKLECTEVGKLVDRLSQMLRSFVRFTNTAPSLYDRPVRRVFTDVTRTLKRALVLVRKCRRRSVFLRVVTIVGAADFRKLFNLLDASIGDMKWLLSIFDTGGDFGVVLSLPPIASNDPILAWVWSYISSLYLCPLNVKIEVANGLCSLAHDNDRNKKIIVAEGGIPPLLKLLKEDTSPEAQITASNTLFNLANNQDRARLITNELGVPIIVQSFQKSPIRVQISIVKLISRMAENDEVSQEAFARENVIRPLVTLLSFETFVGNDSQKQSIHSIVQFNKQDTRNYTSSSSMWSINRKERQNEPSELKLELKTNCAKALWMLARGNLANSRIITDTKGLLCLAKIIETEKGELQINCLMNVMEITAAAESNPDLRRAAFKTNSPAAKAVIDQLLRLIHDSDSGSDSDSDDSPIKIPAIRAIGYLARTFPARETRIIGPLVKQLGHWNPDVGTESAMALGKFACPENFLCTEHSKTIIEFDGVMPLMRLLRGSEKTKYHALVLLCYLAMNVGNSEALVHARVLTALEGADKGIVGQHSELKDLVVQAIYHLNMYHAAVVP is encoded by the coding sequence ATGGACTTCGCCGCCGGCGAAgacccacaacaacaacaaccgatCGAACACATCTTATCGTTCCCAATAATTCTATCTGATCGAATCCGTCAAGCCGTCGACGAATCAAAATCCTACAAACTCGAATGTACCGAAGTCGGAAAACTCGTCGACcgtctctctcagatgctccggtcTTTCGTCCGGTTCACCAACACCGCGCCTTCCCTCTACGACCGCCCCGTCCGCCGTGTCTTCACCGACGTTACCAGAACTCTAAAACGTGCCCTAGTTCTTGTACGGAAGTGCCGCCGTCGAAGTGTGTTTCTCCGTGTCGTCACTATCGTAGGCGCCGCTGATTTCAGGAAACTTTTTAACCTTCTTGATGCATCAATTGGTGACATGAAATGGTTGCTTAGCATATTCGACACCGGCGGAGATTTCGGTGTTGTTCTATCTTTACCCCCAATTGCGAGTAATGATCCAATTTTGGCATGGGTTTGGTCTTATATATCTTCACTTTATTTATGTCCTTTAAATGTTAAAATCGAAGTCGCAAATGGGTTATGTTCATTAGCACATGATAACGATAGAAACAAAAAAATCATAGTAGCAGAAGGTGGAATTCCGCCATTGTTAAAGCTTCTGAAAGAAGATACATCACCGGAAGCCCAAATTACGGCCTCCAACACACTCTTTAACCTGGCAAACAATCAAGACAGGGCTAGGTTAATCACAAACGAGCTTGGTGTCCCAATTATAGTACAATCTTTTCAGAAATCTCCAATTAGGGTTCAGATATCGATCGTGAAATTAATTTCCAGAATGGCGGAAAACGATGAAGTTTCACAAGAGGCATTTGCTAGAGAGAATGTGATCAGACCACTCGTTACATTGTTATCATTTGAAACATTCGTAGGCAATGATTCCCAGAAGCAAAGTATTCATTCGATTGTCCAGTTTAACAAACAAGATACAAGAAATtacacttcatcttcttcaatgtGGTCGATTAACAGAAAAGAGAGACAAAACGAGCCATCTGAATTGAAACTGGAATTGAAAACTAATTGTGCGAAAGCCTTATGGATGCTTGCAAGAGGTAATCTTGCAAACAGTAGGATAATAACAGACACAAAAGGGTTACTCTGTTTAGCTAAAATTATCGAGACAGAAAAAGGTGAATTGCAGATCAACTGTTTGATGAATGTCATGGAAATCACAGCTGCAGCCGAATCAAATCCCGATCTCAGACGCGCAGCTTTCAAGACAAATTCCCCTGCCGCAAAAGCCGTAATCGACCAACTCTTGAGACTAATTCACGATTCCGATTCCGGTTCTGATTCCGATTCCGACGACTCTCCAATCAAGATTCCGGCGATCAGAGCGATCGGTTATCTGGCTCGAACTTTCCCCGCTAGAGAAACCCGCATCATCGGTCCGCTCGTGAAACAACTCGGTCACTGGAATCCGGACGTTGGAACGGAATCAGCCATGGCCCTCGGGAAATTCGCTTGCCCAGAGAATTTTCTATGCACAGAGCATTCAAAGACTATAATTGAATTTGATGGGGTGATGCCTTTGATGAGATTGTTGAGAGGGAGTGAGAAGACAAAGTATCATGCGTTAGTGCTTTTGTGTTACCTTGCTATGAATGTTGGAAACAGTGAGGCTCTTGTACATGCGAGAGTGTTGACAGCTTTAGAAGGGGCTGATAAAGGCATTGTGGGTCAGCATTCGGAGTTGAAAGATTTGGTGGTTCAAGCTATTTATCATCTAAATATGTATCATGCTGCTGTTGTTCCTTAA